In Cyprinus carpio isolate SPL01 chromosome B16, ASM1834038v1, whole genome shotgun sequence, the following are encoded in one genomic region:
- the tcea3 gene encoding transcription elongation factor A protein 3 isoform X2 gives MTREEDLLRIAKKLDKMVSRNNMDGALDLLRELKDFNMTLKLLQDTRIGMSVNRIRKHCTNEDVVNLAKILIKNWKKLLESAQNQKSERSNEVKNGNHPSKPSGSPNRTSPERGSRSTMEFKPDLDSNKKLGEKHRREKCDAEPRNEKRESEQKKEKQSINNKKERERRDALNRDHLPFPMTHSSPPLKCPPVGEVKRERKDAPVDFFPPASINSHPPLRRSSVDVKKERKDTQGPLQSFLQSHPHKHPSIDGKKERRDAPHPLFPLHHHIHPPPIPIPKRSSEVKKERKDPPETLAPPAPTLSSPPPPKRPSLEEPKERAKTAPDPNAPLPPLPFHLHPPQKREMKKERKEMAEPSAPLPPVPLHLQPPTPMKRPSLDAKKDKEKERKDTSDSKPLKRPSMKIKIERKDSTDSKKLHSRKLSLDGWTDSKDSTDSKSSHHLLKRQSSEPKLERRDSTNSRSGSSPQAKKSSESKSKPETPKTPTTPTSPLSPSFSSGVGPLSPRLQTGDPIRDKCIEMLTAALRTDDDYKDYGANCEGMAAEIEDHIYQEIRAVDMKYKNRVRSRISNLKDPKNPNLRKNVLAGAIELSRIAIMTAEEMASDELKQLRNVLTQEAIREHQMAKTGGTTTDLLQCGKCKKKNCTYNQVQTRSADEPMTTFVLCNECGNRWKFC, from the exons ATGACGCGAGAGGAGGACCTGTTGCGGATTGCTAAAAAACTAGACAAGATGGTGTCTAGAAATAACATG GATGGAGCTCTAGATCTTCTGAGAGAATTGAAAGATTTCAACATGACACTGAAGCTTCTTCAG GATACAAGAATTGGCATGTCTGTCAACAGAATAAGAAAACATTGCACAAACGAGGATGTTGTCAACTTGGCAAAGATCCTTATCAAAAACTGGAAGAAGCTTTTAG AATCGGCTCAAAACCAAAAGTCTGAGAGGTCAAATGAGGTGAAGAATGGCAATCATCCAAGCAAGCCATCAGGGTCACCCAACAGGACCTCTCCTGAGAGAGGGTCCAGG TCAACAATGGAATTTAAACCAGACTTAGACTCTAACAAGAAACTTGGTGAAAAACACAGAAGAGAGAAATGTGATGCAGAGCCTAGGAATGAAAAACGAGAAAGTgaacagaaaaaagagaaacagtcTATTAACAATAAAAAGGAACGAGAGAG GAGAGATGCATTGAACAGAGATCATCTTCCCTTCCCAATGACGCATTCATCTCCGCCTCTCAAGTGTCCTCCGGTTGGGGAAGTGAAGAGGGAGAG GAAAGATGCTCCTGTTGATTTTTTCCCTCCTGCTTCGATCAATTCCCACCCTCCTCTAAGACGCTCATCAGTAGATGTAAAGAAAGAGAG AAAAGACACTCAGGGTCCTTTACAGTCTTTTCTTCAGTCTCATCCTCATAAACATCCCTCCAtagatggaaagaaagaaag GAGAGATGCACCTCATCCTCTTTTTCCTCTTCATCATCACATTCATCCTCCTCCTATTCCTATCCCTAAGCGTTCATCAGAGGTGAAGAAAGAAAG GAAAGATCCTCCTGAAACTTTAGCTCCTCCTGCTCCTAccctttcttctcctcctcctcccaaACGTCCATCACTAGAAGAGCCCAAAGAAAG GGCAAAAACAGCACCTGATCCGAATGCCCCACTTCCTCCTTTACCTTTTCATCTACATCCTCCTCAGAAACGCGAGATGAAGAAAGAGAG AAAAGAAATGGCTGAACCCAgtgctcctcttcctcctgttCCTCTCCATCTTCAGCCTCCTACACCTATGAAACGTCCCTCATTAGATgcaaagaaagacaaagagaaagaaag AAAAGACACAAGTGACAGTAAACCACTCAAAAGGCCATCAATGAAGATCAAGATAGAGAG AAAAGACTCCACAGATTCTAAAAAGCTCCATTCTAGAAAGCTCAGcctggatggatggacagacag TAAGGACTCTACTGACTCCAAGTCAAGCCATCACCTTTTGAAAAGACAATCAAGTGAACCTAAATTGGAGAG GAGAGATTCTACTAACTCAAGGTCTGGCAGCTCACCTCAGGCCAAGAAATCTAGTGAAAG CAAGAGTAAACCAGAGACCCCAAAGACGCCCACAACACCCACAAGCCCCCTCTCCCCGTCGTTTAGCTCCGGTGTGGGTCCTTTATCTCCTCGTCTGCAAACTGGGGATCCCATCAGGGACAAATGCATCGAAATGCTGACTGCTGCGCTACGTACAGATG ATGACTACAAAGACTATGGGGCAAACTGTGAGGGCATGGCAGCAGAAATCGAGGATC ATATCTACCAGGAGATAAGAGCCGTAGATATGAAATACAAGAACAGAGTTCGCAGCCGCATAAGTAACCTCAAAGATCCCAAAAATCCCAATCTGCGTAAAAATGTCTTAGCTGGAGCCATTGAGTTGAGCCGCATCGCCATCATGACTGCTGAG GAGATGGCTAGTGATGAACTGAAACAGTTGAGAAACGTGTTGACCCAGGAGGCCATCCGAGAACATCAGATGGCAAAGACTGGAGGAACCACCACCGACCTGCTGCAGTGTGGCAAGTGCAAGAAGAAAAACTGCACCTACAACCAG gTGCAAACCCGCAGTGCTGATGAACCAATGACCACCTTTGTGTTGTGCAATGAATGTGGTAACCGCTGGAAg TTCTGCTAA
- the tcea3 gene encoding transcription elongation factor A protein 3 isoform X1 → MTREEDLLRIAKKLDKMVSRNNMDGALDLLRELKDFNMTLKLLQDTRIGMSVNRIRKHCTNEDVVNLAKILIKNWKKLLESAQNQKSERSNEVKNGNHPSKPSGSPNRTSPERGSRSTMEFKPDLDSNKKLGEKHRREKCDAEPRNEKRESEQKKEKQSINNKKERERRDALNRDHLPFPMTHSSPPLKCPPVGEVKRERKDAPVDFFPPASINSHPPLRRSSVDVKKERKDTQGPLQSFLQSHPHKHPSIDGKKERRDAPHPLFPLHHHIHPPPIPIPKRSSEVKKERKDPPETLAPPAPTLSSPPPPKRPSLEEPKERAKTAPDPNAPLPPLPFHLHPPQKREMKKERKEMAEPSAPLPPVPLHLQPPTPMKRPSLDAKKDKEKERKDTSDPKRRTSEHNEKDRKDTSDSKPLKRPSMKIKIERKDSTDSKKLHSRKLSLDGWTDSKDSTDSKSSHHLLKRQSSEPKLERRDSTNSRSGSSPQAKKSSESKSKPETPKTPTTPTSPLSPSFSSGVGPLSPRLQTGDPIRDKCIEMLTAALRTDDDYKDYGANCEGMAAEIEDHIYQEIRAVDMKYKNRVRSRISNLKDPKNPNLRKNVLAGAIELSRIAIMTAEEMASDELKQLRNVLTQEAIREHQMAKTGGTTTDLLQCGKCKKKNCTYNQVQTRSADEPMTTFVLCNECGNRWKFC, encoded by the exons ATGACGCGAGAGGAGGACCTGTTGCGGATTGCTAAAAAACTAGACAAGATGGTGTCTAGAAATAACATG GATGGAGCTCTAGATCTTCTGAGAGAATTGAAAGATTTCAACATGACACTGAAGCTTCTTCAG GATACAAGAATTGGCATGTCTGTCAACAGAATAAGAAAACATTGCACAAACGAGGATGTTGTCAACTTGGCAAAGATCCTTATCAAAAACTGGAAGAAGCTTTTAG AATCGGCTCAAAACCAAAAGTCTGAGAGGTCAAATGAGGTGAAGAATGGCAATCATCCAAGCAAGCCATCAGGGTCACCCAACAGGACCTCTCCTGAGAGAGGGTCCAGG TCAACAATGGAATTTAAACCAGACTTAGACTCTAACAAGAAACTTGGTGAAAAACACAGAAGAGAGAAATGTGATGCAGAGCCTAGGAATGAAAAACGAGAAAGTgaacagaaaaaagagaaacagtcTATTAACAATAAAAAGGAACGAGAGAG GAGAGATGCATTGAACAGAGATCATCTTCCCTTCCCAATGACGCATTCATCTCCGCCTCTCAAGTGTCCTCCGGTTGGGGAAGTGAAGAGGGAGAG GAAAGATGCTCCTGTTGATTTTTTCCCTCCTGCTTCGATCAATTCCCACCCTCCTCTAAGACGCTCATCAGTAGATGTAAAGAAAGAGAG AAAAGACACTCAGGGTCCTTTACAGTCTTTTCTTCAGTCTCATCCTCATAAACATCCCTCCAtagatggaaagaaagaaag GAGAGATGCACCTCATCCTCTTTTTCCTCTTCATCATCACATTCATCCTCCTCCTATTCCTATCCCTAAGCGTTCATCAGAGGTGAAGAAAGAAAG GAAAGATCCTCCTGAAACTTTAGCTCCTCCTGCTCCTAccctttcttctcctcctcctcccaaACGTCCATCACTAGAAGAGCCCAAAGAAAG GGCAAAAACAGCACCTGATCCGAATGCCCCACTTCCTCCTTTACCTTTTCATCTACATCCTCCTCAGAAACGCGAGATGAAGAAAGAGAG AAAAGAAATGGCTGAACCCAgtgctcctcttcctcctgttCCTCTCCATCTTCAGCCTCCTACACCTATGAAACGTCCCTCATTAGATgcaaagaaagacaaagagaaagaaag AAAAGACACATCAGACCCGAAGCGACGGACTTCTGAACACAATGAGAAAGATAG AAAAGACACAAGTGACAGTAAACCACTCAAAAGGCCATCAATGAAGATCAAGATAGAGAG AAAAGACTCCACAGATTCTAAAAAGCTCCATTCTAGAAAGCTCAGcctggatggatggacagacag TAAGGACTCTACTGACTCCAAGTCAAGCCATCACCTTTTGAAAAGACAATCAAGTGAACCTAAATTGGAGAG GAGAGATTCTACTAACTCAAGGTCTGGCAGCTCACCTCAGGCCAAGAAATCTAGTGAAAG CAAGAGTAAACCAGAGACCCCAAAGACGCCCACAACACCCACAAGCCCCCTCTCCCCGTCGTTTAGCTCCGGTGTGGGTCCTTTATCTCCTCGTCTGCAAACTGGGGATCCCATCAGGGACAAATGCATCGAAATGCTGACTGCTGCGCTACGTACAGATG ATGACTACAAAGACTATGGGGCAAACTGTGAGGGCATGGCAGCAGAAATCGAGGATC ATATCTACCAGGAGATAAGAGCCGTAGATATGAAATACAAGAACAGAGTTCGCAGCCGCATAAGTAACCTCAAAGATCCCAAAAATCCCAATCTGCGTAAAAATGTCTTAGCTGGAGCCATTGAGTTGAGCCGCATCGCCATCATGACTGCTGAG GAGATGGCTAGTGATGAACTGAAACAGTTGAGAAACGTGTTGACCCAGGAGGCCATCCGAGAACATCAGATGGCAAAGACTGGAGGAACCACCACCGACCTGCTGCAGTGTGGCAAGTGCAAGAAGAAAAACTGCACCTACAACCAG gTGCAAACCCGCAGTGCTGATGAACCAATGACCACCTTTGTGTTGTGCAATGAATGTGGTAACCGCTGGAAg TTCTGCTAA
- the tcea3 gene encoding transcription elongation factor A protein 3 isoform X16, translating to MTREEDLLRIAKKLDKMVSRNNMDGALDLLRELKDFNMTLKLLQDTRIGMSVNRIRKHCTNEDVVNLAKILIKNWKKLLESAQNQKSERSNEVKNGNHPSKPSGSPNRTSPERGSRSTMEFKPDLDSNKKLGEKHRREKCDAEPRNEKRESEQKKEKQSINNKKERERRDALNRDHLPFPMTHSSPPLKCPPVGEVKRERKDAPVDFFPPASINSHPPLRRSSVDVKKERKDTQGPLQSFLQSHPHKHPSIDGKKERRDAPHPLFPLHHHIHPPPIPIPKRSSEVKKERKDPPETLAPPAPTLSSPPPPKRPSLEEPKERAKTAPDPNAPLPPLPFHLHPPQKREMKKERKEMAEPSAPLPPVPLHLQPPTPMKRPSLDAKKDKEKERKDTSDPKRRTSEHNEKDRSEA from the exons ATGACGCGAGAGGAGGACCTGTTGCGGATTGCTAAAAAACTAGACAAGATGGTGTCTAGAAATAACATG GATGGAGCTCTAGATCTTCTGAGAGAATTGAAAGATTTCAACATGACACTGAAGCTTCTTCAG GATACAAGAATTGGCATGTCTGTCAACAGAATAAGAAAACATTGCACAAACGAGGATGTTGTCAACTTGGCAAAGATCCTTATCAAAAACTGGAAGAAGCTTTTAG AATCGGCTCAAAACCAAAAGTCTGAGAGGTCAAATGAGGTGAAGAATGGCAATCATCCAAGCAAGCCATCAGGGTCACCCAACAGGACCTCTCCTGAGAGAGGGTCCAGG TCAACAATGGAATTTAAACCAGACTTAGACTCTAACAAGAAACTTGGTGAAAAACACAGAAGAGAGAAATGTGATGCAGAGCCTAGGAATGAAAAACGAGAAAGTgaacagaaaaaagagaaacagtcTATTAACAATAAAAAGGAACGAGAGAG GAGAGATGCATTGAACAGAGATCATCTTCCCTTCCCAATGACGCATTCATCTCCGCCTCTCAAGTGTCCTCCGGTTGGGGAAGTGAAGAGGGAGAG GAAAGATGCTCCTGTTGATTTTTTCCCTCCTGCTTCGATCAATTCCCACCCTCCTCTAAGACGCTCATCAGTAGATGTAAAGAAAGAGAG AAAAGACACTCAGGGTCCTTTACAGTCTTTTCTTCAGTCTCATCCTCATAAACATCCCTCCAtagatggaaagaaagaaag GAGAGATGCACCTCATCCTCTTTTTCCTCTTCATCATCACATTCATCCTCCTCCTATTCCTATCCCTAAGCGTTCATCAGAGGTGAAGAAAGAAAG GAAAGATCCTCCTGAAACTTTAGCTCCTCCTGCTCCTAccctttcttctcctcctcctcccaaACGTCCATCACTAGAAGAGCCCAAAGAAAG GGCAAAAACAGCACCTGATCCGAATGCCCCACTTCCTCCTTTACCTTTTCATCTACATCCTCCTCAGAAACGCGAGATGAAGAAAGAGAG AAAAGAAATGGCTGAACCCAgtgctcctcttcctcctgttCCTCTCCATCTTCAGCCTCCTACACCTATGAAACGTCCCTCATTAGATgcaaagaaagacaaagagaaagaaag AAAAGACACATCAGACCCGAAGCGACGGACTTCTGAACACAATGAGAAAGATAGGTCAGAAGCATGA
- the tcea3 gene encoding transcription elongation factor A protein 3 isoform X18: MTREEDLLRIAKKLDKMVSRNNMDGALDLLRELKDFNMTLKLLQDTRIGMSVNRIRKHCTNEDVVNLAKILIKNWKKLLESAQNQKSERSNEVKNGNHPSKPSGSPNRTSPERGSRKDSTDSKKLHSRKLSLDGWTDSKDSTDSKSSHHLLKRQSSEPKLERRDSTNSRSGSSPQAKKSSESKSKPETPKTPTTPTSPLSPSFSSGVGPLSPRLQTGDPIRDKCIEMLTAALRTDDDYKDYGANCEGMAAEIEDHIYQEIRAVDMKYKNRVRSRISNLKDPKNPNLRKNVLAGAIELSRIAIMTAEEMASDELKQLRNVLTQEAIREHQMAKTGGTTTDLLQCGKCKKKNCTYNQVQTRSADEPMTTFVLCNECGNRWKFC, translated from the exons ATGACGCGAGAGGAGGACCTGTTGCGGATTGCTAAAAAACTAGACAAGATGGTGTCTAGAAATAACATG GATGGAGCTCTAGATCTTCTGAGAGAATTGAAAGATTTCAACATGACACTGAAGCTTCTTCAG GATACAAGAATTGGCATGTCTGTCAACAGAATAAGAAAACATTGCACAAACGAGGATGTTGTCAACTTGGCAAAGATCCTTATCAAAAACTGGAAGAAGCTTTTAG AATCGGCTCAAAACCAAAAGTCTGAGAGGTCAAATGAGGTGAAGAATGGCAATCATCCAAGCAAGCCATCAGGGTCACCCAACAGGACCTCTCCTGAGAGAGGGTCCAG AAAAGACTCCACAGATTCTAAAAAGCTCCATTCTAGAAAGCTCAGcctggatggatggacagacag TAAGGACTCTACTGACTCCAAGTCAAGCCATCACCTTTTGAAAAGACAATCAAGTGAACCTAAATTGGAGAG GAGAGATTCTACTAACTCAAGGTCTGGCAGCTCACCTCAGGCCAAGAAATCTAGTGAAAG CAAGAGTAAACCAGAGACCCCAAAGACGCCCACAACACCCACAAGCCCCCTCTCCCCGTCGTTTAGCTCCGGTGTGGGTCCTTTATCTCCTCGTCTGCAAACTGGGGATCCCATCAGGGACAAATGCATCGAAATGCTGACTGCTGCGCTACGTACAGATG ATGACTACAAAGACTATGGGGCAAACTGTGAGGGCATGGCAGCAGAAATCGAGGATC ATATCTACCAGGAGATAAGAGCCGTAGATATGAAATACAAGAACAGAGTTCGCAGCCGCATAAGTAACCTCAAAGATCCCAAAAATCCCAATCTGCGTAAAAATGTCTTAGCTGGAGCCATTGAGTTGAGCCGCATCGCCATCATGACTGCTGAG GAGATGGCTAGTGATGAACTGAAACAGTTGAGAAACGTGTTGACCCAGGAGGCCATCCGAGAACATCAGATGGCAAAGACTGGAGGAACCACCACCGACCTGCTGCAGTGTGGCAAGTGCAAGAAGAAAAACTGCACCTACAACCAG gTGCAAACCCGCAGTGCTGATGAACCAATGACCACCTTTGTGTTGTGCAATGAATGTGGTAACCGCTGGAAg TTCTGCTAA
- the tcea3 gene encoding transcription elongation factor A protein 3 isoform X4 translates to MTREEDLLRIAKKLDKMVSRNNMDGALDLLRELKDFNMTLKLLQDTRIGMSVNRIRKHCTNEDVVNLAKILIKNWKKLLESAQNQKSERSNEVKNGNHPSKPSGSPNRTSPERGSRSTMEFKPDLDSNKKLGEKHRREKCDAEPRNEKRESEQKKEKQSINNKKERERRDALNRDHLPFPMTHSSPPLKCPPVGEVKRERKDAPVDFFPPASINSHPPLRRSSVDVKKERKDTQGPLQSFLQSHPHKHPSIDGKKERRDAPHPLFPLHHHIHPPPIPIPKRSSEVKKERKDPPETLAPPAPTLSSPPPPKRPSLEEPKERAKTAPDPNAPLPPLPFHLHPPQKREMKKERKEMAEPSAPLPPVPLHLQPPTPMKRPSLDAKKDKEKERKDSTDSKKLHSRKLSLDGWTDSKDSTDSKSSHHLLKRQSSEPKLERRDSTNSRSGSSPQAKKSSESKSKPETPKTPTTPTSPLSPSFSSGVGPLSPRLQTGDPIRDKCIEMLTAALRTDDDYKDYGANCEGMAAEIEDHIYQEIRAVDMKYKNRVRSRISNLKDPKNPNLRKNVLAGAIELSRIAIMTAEEMASDELKQLRNVLTQEAIREHQMAKTGGTTTDLLQCGKCKKKNCTYNQVQTRSADEPMTTFVLCNECGNRWKFC, encoded by the exons ATGACGCGAGAGGAGGACCTGTTGCGGATTGCTAAAAAACTAGACAAGATGGTGTCTAGAAATAACATG GATGGAGCTCTAGATCTTCTGAGAGAATTGAAAGATTTCAACATGACACTGAAGCTTCTTCAG GATACAAGAATTGGCATGTCTGTCAACAGAATAAGAAAACATTGCACAAACGAGGATGTTGTCAACTTGGCAAAGATCCTTATCAAAAACTGGAAGAAGCTTTTAG AATCGGCTCAAAACCAAAAGTCTGAGAGGTCAAATGAGGTGAAGAATGGCAATCATCCAAGCAAGCCATCAGGGTCACCCAACAGGACCTCTCCTGAGAGAGGGTCCAGG TCAACAATGGAATTTAAACCAGACTTAGACTCTAACAAGAAACTTGGTGAAAAACACAGAAGAGAGAAATGTGATGCAGAGCCTAGGAATGAAAAACGAGAAAGTgaacagaaaaaagagaaacagtcTATTAACAATAAAAAGGAACGAGAGAG GAGAGATGCATTGAACAGAGATCATCTTCCCTTCCCAATGACGCATTCATCTCCGCCTCTCAAGTGTCCTCCGGTTGGGGAAGTGAAGAGGGAGAG GAAAGATGCTCCTGTTGATTTTTTCCCTCCTGCTTCGATCAATTCCCACCCTCCTCTAAGACGCTCATCAGTAGATGTAAAGAAAGAGAG AAAAGACACTCAGGGTCCTTTACAGTCTTTTCTTCAGTCTCATCCTCATAAACATCCCTCCAtagatggaaagaaagaaag GAGAGATGCACCTCATCCTCTTTTTCCTCTTCATCATCACATTCATCCTCCTCCTATTCCTATCCCTAAGCGTTCATCAGAGGTGAAGAAAGAAAG GAAAGATCCTCCTGAAACTTTAGCTCCTCCTGCTCCTAccctttcttctcctcctcctcccaaACGTCCATCACTAGAAGAGCCCAAAGAAAG GGCAAAAACAGCACCTGATCCGAATGCCCCACTTCCTCCTTTACCTTTTCATCTACATCCTCCTCAGAAACGCGAGATGAAGAAAGAGAG AAAAGAAATGGCTGAACCCAgtgctcctcttcctcctgttCCTCTCCATCTTCAGCCTCCTACACCTATGAAACGTCCCTCATTAGATgcaaagaaagacaaagagaaagaaag AAAAGACTCCACAGATTCTAAAAAGCTCCATTCTAGAAAGCTCAGcctggatggatggacagacag TAAGGACTCTACTGACTCCAAGTCAAGCCATCACCTTTTGAAAAGACAATCAAGTGAACCTAAATTGGAGAG GAGAGATTCTACTAACTCAAGGTCTGGCAGCTCACCTCAGGCCAAGAAATCTAGTGAAAG CAAGAGTAAACCAGAGACCCCAAAGACGCCCACAACACCCACAAGCCCCCTCTCCCCGTCGTTTAGCTCCGGTGTGGGTCCTTTATCTCCTCGTCTGCAAACTGGGGATCCCATCAGGGACAAATGCATCGAAATGCTGACTGCTGCGCTACGTACAGATG ATGACTACAAAGACTATGGGGCAAACTGTGAGGGCATGGCAGCAGAAATCGAGGATC ATATCTACCAGGAGATAAGAGCCGTAGATATGAAATACAAGAACAGAGTTCGCAGCCGCATAAGTAACCTCAAAGATCCCAAAAATCCCAATCTGCGTAAAAATGTCTTAGCTGGAGCCATTGAGTTGAGCCGCATCGCCATCATGACTGCTGAG GAGATGGCTAGTGATGAACTGAAACAGTTGAGAAACGTGTTGACCCAGGAGGCCATCCGAGAACATCAGATGGCAAAGACTGGAGGAACCACCACCGACCTGCTGCAGTGTGGCAAGTGCAAGAAGAAAAACTGCACCTACAACCAG gTGCAAACCCGCAGTGCTGATGAACCAATGACCACCTTTGTGTTGTGCAATGAATGTGGTAACCGCTGGAAg TTCTGCTAA
- the tcea3 gene encoding transcription elongation factor A protein 3 isoform X14 — translation MTREEDLLRIAKKLDKMVSRNNMDGALDLLRELKDFNMTLKLLQDTRIGMSVNRIRKHCTNEDVVNLAKILIKNWKKLLESAQNQKSERSNEVKNGNHPSKPSGSPNRTSPERGSRKDAPVDFFPPASINSHPPLRRSSVDVKKERKDTSDSKPLKRPSMKIKIERKDSTDSKKLHSRKLSLDGWTDSKDSTDSKSSHHLLKRQSSEPKLERRDSTNSRSGSSPQAKKSSESKSKPETPKTPTTPTSPLSPSFSSGVGPLSPRLQTGDPIRDKCIEMLTAALRTDDDYKDYGANCEGMAAEIEDHIYQEIRAVDMKYKNRVRSRISNLKDPKNPNLRKNVLAGAIELSRIAIMTAEEMASDELKQLRNVLTQEAIREHQMAKTGGTTTDLLQCGKCKKKNCTYNQVQTRSADEPMTTFVLCNECGNRWKFC, via the exons ATGACGCGAGAGGAGGACCTGTTGCGGATTGCTAAAAAACTAGACAAGATGGTGTCTAGAAATAACATG GATGGAGCTCTAGATCTTCTGAGAGAATTGAAAGATTTCAACATGACACTGAAGCTTCTTCAG GATACAAGAATTGGCATGTCTGTCAACAGAATAAGAAAACATTGCACAAACGAGGATGTTGTCAACTTGGCAAAGATCCTTATCAAAAACTGGAAGAAGCTTTTAG AATCGGCTCAAAACCAAAAGTCTGAGAGGTCAAATGAGGTGAAGAATGGCAATCATCCAAGCAAGCCATCAGGGTCACCCAACAGGACCTCTCCTGAGAGAGGGTCCAG GAAAGATGCTCCTGTTGATTTTTTCCCTCCTGCTTCGATCAATTCCCACCCTCCTCTAAGACGCTCATCAGTAGATGTAAAGAAAGAGAG AAAAGACACAAGTGACAGTAAACCACTCAAAAGGCCATCAATGAAGATCAAGATAGAGAG AAAAGACTCCACAGATTCTAAAAAGCTCCATTCTAGAAAGCTCAGcctggatggatggacagacag TAAGGACTCTACTGACTCCAAGTCAAGCCATCACCTTTTGAAAAGACAATCAAGTGAACCTAAATTGGAGAG GAGAGATTCTACTAACTCAAGGTCTGGCAGCTCACCTCAGGCCAAGAAATCTAGTGAAAG CAAGAGTAAACCAGAGACCCCAAAGACGCCCACAACACCCACAAGCCCCCTCTCCCCGTCGTTTAGCTCCGGTGTGGGTCCTTTATCTCCTCGTCTGCAAACTGGGGATCCCATCAGGGACAAATGCATCGAAATGCTGACTGCTGCGCTACGTACAGATG ATGACTACAAAGACTATGGGGCAAACTGTGAGGGCATGGCAGCAGAAATCGAGGATC ATATCTACCAGGAGATAAGAGCCGTAGATATGAAATACAAGAACAGAGTTCGCAGCCGCATAAGTAACCTCAAAGATCCCAAAAATCCCAATCTGCGTAAAAATGTCTTAGCTGGAGCCATTGAGTTGAGCCGCATCGCCATCATGACTGCTGAG GAGATGGCTAGTGATGAACTGAAACAGTTGAGAAACGTGTTGACCCAGGAGGCCATCCGAGAACATCAGATGGCAAAGACTGGAGGAACCACCACCGACCTGCTGCAGTGTGGCAAGTGCAAGAAGAAAAACTGCACCTACAACCAG gTGCAAACCCGCAGTGCTGATGAACCAATGACCACCTTTGTGTTGTGCAATGAATGTGGTAACCGCTGGAAg TTCTGCTAA